ATCTGCTCCGTCCCCCACAAGCTCATGGGTAACAAAGGCGTTTGAGTTTTAGCCGCAATCAGCGCTGCCCCCAGCTTGGGGTTGTGAATGCGGCCATCGGGCCGGCGCGTGCCGTCAATGAATACACCCGCAGCCCAGCCCGCATCTAAATAATCCATGGCGGCTCGGATGGCTCCCCGATCGCCCGTACCACGCTTGACCGGATAAGCCCCATAGAGCCGAATCGCAGGAGCCAACAGCGGCACATTAAACAGCTCTTCCTTGGCCATAAAAGCCACCGGCCGGCCCGTGCAATTAGCCACGATCGGGGGGTCAAAATCGCTTGCGTGGTTGCTGGCCACAATCAGCGGCCCAGTCTTCGGCACCCGCTCGGCTCCGTAGATGCGCACCCGAAAATAAGAATGCAACACCGGGCTAATCACCGACCACTTCAGGAGATGGTAAAGCGCCCAACTACTGACAGGCTCCCGATCGCGCTTTACGAGTTGTAGGTTCTCAGAAACCAACGCCAATCATCCTTCCACAACAGTTGCTTTCTGGACATTGTTTCATGGACATCCCCTCCCGGCCCACCAGTCAGCAGATTCCCGAGAGTTCTCGCCATGCTTTTGTACGATTCTGCCGCTCGTTACATTACTTAACGTCGCGATACACTGAAGAGCGCCTCATGGCCTGAGAAGAACACACCTGAAGAACCGTCCCTAATTGTCCTATGGCTCATTCAATTGTGACCCACACCTGTGAAGGCGTGGGCGACTGCGTGGAAGCTTGTCCCGTCGCTTGCATTCACCCCGGCCCCGGCAAAAACAACAAGGGAACCGATTGGTTCTGGATTGATTTTGCCACCTGTATTGATTGCGGCATTTGCCTCCAAGTTTGTCCGGTGGAAGGGGCGATCGTCCCCGAAGAGCGATCGGACTTGCAGCGCACTCCCCAGTAGCACCGTATCGGGCAGCAGAGCATTAGATTAAACTCCTCAGAGGGTGTCTGAACAGCCCAGATTGCTAGCTTGCGGGTCTCACCAACCGCCAAAGACAAGGGGCTTAAGCCCCTTGCCCCCGCAATCTTGCCCTCGCAATCTTGCCCCCACGACGATTGGTGCTTTGCTAGTGTCCCAATTGGCCAGTGCCCCCCAATCCTTGCCAGACATCCCCTAAGCACAGGGCAGCAATTCCACCGACAGATCCGCCCGAATTCGGAGAGGCAAACCAGGGCGATCGCCCAAATCTTGAAAGGACAACACACAAGTGGAAGGGCCATCGCTCAACCAGCCCCAAGACCCGCCCGCCAGTTCATCCACCGAGGTTTGGAGCAACCGGCGAGTTTCTTGCCAAGCCTGAGCCAAAGCCTCCTTGCCCCCCGTGGTTGGCGTGCCCAAATAGGGATTGTGGTGAATAAAACGACCAAAGAGCCACTGGCAATCGGCCGCATATTTTTGCGTGTCCAGCAAATGGCAGTGCCACACTTCATCCACGTCCTCGCTGGGTACAAGGGCCATGTGAGGATAGCGATCGATGGCTCGTAAAAATTGCAAATAGCCTTGCAACGCTGGGATTGCACGCTCCATCGACCAACCCAACCCATGGGTTGCATCCGTGAGTTTGAACAAAATCGGTCGCCAGTCAATTTGTCGCAAGCGTCCGTGAATCGAGCTGGTCCCGTGGGAATTGTTAGCCAGAGGCTGGGTGCTCATGGTTTGATCAGATGGAGCGGTGGCTGGATCTGAGGTGAACTGCGGCTGGGCAACAGAATAATCACTAGCAATCCCCTGCGTTGTCATGGGTTAGCCTCCCGTAATAATGAGCCAATGGGCCAGAAAAAATAAGCTGAAGAAAATGAACCGGAAGTTGCTCACCGGCAGTAATCAGCCCAGGAAGAATGCACCGGGAGTTATTCACCGGGGGGCATTCACCGGAAGTCGTTTACCGAAAGTAATCAGCCAGGCAACATGCAACTGTGGCTTCTATTAATCGGCTAAGTCCCAGAAACTTATGCAGACCCGTTAGGGGGGATCACCAAAGCGGCTGCAATCTTGATTCCATCGTCAATTGTTAATTAGCCCTCTTATTCCACCGATTCCCTCTCGTTCCTAGGAGCGGCAAACGTGGCTCGATCGATCAACTCAAACTCAATAGATTCCCCAGACTCCCCAAATTCTCCCGACCCAGCGGATCCGGCGGATCCTGACCTGGCGCTGATCCGGCTGCTGCGCCAACTTCAGCCCCCCAAGTCCCGGAACCGCAAACGGGCCCTTGAGCAGTTATTGGCCCTAATTCCCAAGCTGCCGGGTCTGCGGAAAGATTCACACCCGGACTATTTGGAAGCGCTGAACCTGGCGTTGGAATATGTCCAAAAGAACATCGCTGCCTTTCGGTGCGACTTAGACCACAGCAGCCCGGAGTTGGTGCGCCGACGATTTGTGACCTGGGTGAATGGTCAGTTGAAGTATCGAATTATTGATCTCTATCGCCGCGCCAAAATGCCGCTCAATGCCCTCAGCTTGGATGCTCCGGTGGGAACTGATCGGGGCGATCGCGCTAGTTCCACATTGGGAGACTGCGTGCCGGCCGGGTTGCGCTTAGATGGCATTGAAACCCTGATTGAACAGCAGCAACGTCAAACTGTGCAGCGCCAAGGGTTGCTGGTGGAGCTTTATATTGAGCGAGATCCAGAAGGCCGCCTGAGTGGTTGTTGTGGCATGAAGGATCCACAGCTTAATTGTCAGTTCTTGGCTCAGTCGATTTTGTTGCAGACTCGGGGCGATCGGGTGGAGCGACAACCGCCCGAGAAAAAGGTGACTTGGCGTTCTTTAGCTCAGCAGTTGCAAATGAATGAACAAACAATTCATAGTCACTGGAAGCGACGGTGCTATCCCATGTTGCAGGCGATCGCCCAGGAGATTTGCACCCAGCCAACCCAATTTATGGAATTACTAGGCTTGATCACCCCCAAAACAGGAGCGCCGTAATGGACTGGGATCCACTTATCCTGTCTTTGGATCAGGCCGATCGGCAAAGGGCCTTGGCCCAAGCGGGTCAGGCGGCCAACCCCCATCAAGGACGAGCGGTATTGTTGGAAAGTTTGGCGATGGATGCGTTGGGGCATCTTTGGCAGTGGTTGGCCCTTGAACCGTCGGGTGAGTTACAGCCGGTTTCCAGGCTGCCTGGCGAGGTGGCTTGTTTGGCCGTGCCGCAAGTGGGTTCGATCGCCCTGTTGCCCTTTGTGATGGAGTCCCAAACCGAAGCACCAGGGGCGGCACAAACCCCGAAGGTGCAAGACTCCAGCATCCTTGAGCCGTTGGCCATGCCGCTAGATTGGCCCGATCATGTGGTGGCCTTTGTGCCCGTGGGAATTAATGCGCAACTGACGGAGGCTTGGCTCTGGGGCTGGTTGGCCGTGGGCGATTTGCCCTTGCCACCCCATGCGCCAGAACGATTACCAGTGACATCGCTTCAGGATTGGGAGGCCTTGGAAACCTATTTGGCGCGGGTTCGATCGGGCTTGGTTTGGATTGCGGAAGCGACGGATCCGATCGCCCGTCAAACTCGCCAGGCGATCGCGCCAAAGCAACGGGCTGCTGTTGTGATGTACCTGGAGCGGCTTTACCAATCCACACGGAACCCATCACCTTCAGAGTCGCAAATTCCCGGGAATTTCAACGATCGACTGCCCGATCGATTAACTGAATGGTTTTCAACGAACTTACCCCCTAACCTGAAGCCCGATCGCGCGGAGGGGCCGGGAGCCGATGCCGATGCCGCCAGAGAGCTACCAGGAGGCACATCACGCCCTCCAATGACCTATGGGCAAAAGTCATCATCCTTAACGCCCCAAGTGCGCGATCGCCGGAG
The DNA window shown above is from Limnothrix sp. FACHB-406 and carries:
- a CDS encoding ferredoxin family protein; translation: MAHSIVTHTCEGVGDCVEACPVACIHPGPGKNNKGTDWFWIDFATCIDCGICLQVCPVEGAIVPEERSDLQRTPQ
- a CDS encoding lysophospholipid acyltransferase family protein, yielding MALVSENLQLVKRDREPVSSWALYHLLKWSVISPVLHSYFRVRIYGAERVPKTGPLIVASNHASDFDPPIVANCTGRPVAFMAKEELFNVPLLAPAIRLYGAYPVKRGTGDRGAIRAAMDYLDAGWAAGVFIDGTRRPDGRIHNPKLGAALIAAKTQTPLLPMSLWGTEQIFAKGNVPCPVSVTVRIGELIDPPRSSNRAELEAVTQRCTDAIHALHALGR
- a CDS encoding glycine-rich domain-containing protein-like, with product MSTQPLANNSHGTSSIHGRLRQIDWRPILFKLTDATHGLGWSMERAIPALQGYLQFLRAIDRYPHMALVPSEDVDEVWHCHLLDTQKYAADCQWLFGRFIHHNPYLGTPTTGGKEALAQAWQETRRLLQTSVDELAGGSWGWLSDGPSTCVLSFQDLGDRPGLPLRIRADLSVELLPCA
- a CDS encoding DUF1822 family protein, with translation MDWDPLILSLDQADRQRALAQAGQAANPHQGRAVLLESLAMDALGHLWQWLALEPSGELQPVSRLPGEVACLAVPQVGSIALLPFVMESQTEAPGAAQTPKVQDSSILEPLAMPLDWPDHVVAFVPVGINAQLTEAWLWGWLAVGDLPLPPHAPERLPVTSLQDWEALETYLARVRSGLVWIAEATDPIARQTRQAIAPKQRAAVVMYLERLYQSTRNPSPSESQIPGNFNDRLPDRLTEWFSTNLPPNLKPDRAEGPGADADAARELPGGTSRPPMTYGQKSSSLTPQVRDRRSSYGSQPTTGESETAADWETLPLRLLDRLRQLWDEQTFEG